The stretch of DNA tgttaagtgaatttattccTTAACAGGATTCATGGAACAAGGTCCTTTAAAAGACGTTCAATCAGTAATACATCATCAAGCGACTCCTGACTCTGTCACAGAAAAGATTAAATAGCAAACGGTACCCTCTTAAGATCTttaattttcctgattttccgGTCATCGTCAAGGAGAAAATGTTTCGTCCAATAAATTACGCttacttcccaaagctttcaaggCTTATCCGTACCTTCCTCAGGGGCCGTGTTATTTGAGTAACTTCAAAAATTCGTGTAGTTTGAGTAAGTAAGGGTCATAAGGGATTAAGCAGGTATACGGCTAAAGTGTCATTTGGGTAACTCCTCGCAGGTAAAGTTTCCTCATGAAGAACTATGCGGTTTTCATAGCTTTTTATAACATGTGTAAAAAAACCAAGAGGATGGTATAACCTCTATTACGTGAAGCAAAGttactttttgttgaacaaaatgtacataatgaCAGGATCCTTTAATTCCATAAATTACTTTGTGGAAAGCTGCGATGTCGTTTGCCTCCCACTTGGCTTTTCTCGACTACTCCGAACAAACTTGTGATCCCCATACTTGGAATGTAGAGCCATGTGCCTTACAGCGTGTTCCTTGCGGACAAAGGCGCTGTCGCAGTAATcacatttgtaattttttatatccAAATGCGTCATTATGTGACGATTTCGTTGCCCTTTGGACGTATACTGCTTATCACACATTGAACATTGGAACATCTCCCTGTCCAAACGATgtccttttttgtgcaaattcaaGCTAGACTTCCCCTTGAGAGCCTTCCCGCAGATATCACAAACGTACGCCTTAACATCTGTGTGTGTTCGCAAATGATGTCGAAGAATTCCCTTTGTACGGAAGGATTTTGTGCATTGATCACATTTGAAGGGCTTCTCATCTGAATGGGTACGGAGATGATCCTTAAGGGATATTGTCCTCCCAAAGGCCATGCCGCAAAATTCACAGACATAGGGTCTTGCTGTTGTGTGGCAGAGACTATGAGATTTAAGGCCACACTTTGAACTGAATGCCTTTGGGCATTTATCGCATCCAAAAGGCCTCGGTCTGTCCTTTATGTGCGTTACAACATGTTCCTTTAACTTATGCAACTGACTGTAGGACTTTGTGCAGTGGCTGCATTGGTAGATTTTCTCTCCGGTGTGTTTCAGTAGATGCTTCTTCAGCTTCTCTCCATCATTGAATCCTTTGGAACATACTTCACAACTATACTTCCTCTGATGCATCCTTACGTGAGATTTATACGATGAACGGGTTTTAAGGactttctcacattttgggcATTTATAGGGTGGTGGACCAAGAGTACGGGACCATCTTTTTGGGATTAAATCCACTATCGCCTTGTCTGTCTTTGAATCCTTGAAGGATCTGTAAATAGAGTACATTTTAGAACATAATCTTCAATGGGTTTTGAATCAATCGCAATTTTTACCCAATACTACTCGACTCATCCTTGATGTCAGCTCCTTCAATGGCTTCCACGTGTTCTTCATAGTTCTCAGCTACTTCTGGAGTAATCTCAATCTTTGCTTCCAGTTCCTCTTCCTTCAATGCCTCAACGAAGATTAATTTATGGAATTCTGGGAATTCAGTGTGTGAAATAAGGATTTCTGAATCGAATTCCCCTTTGATGTCGTTCTTAGAAGAACAATCTGGATTCTTGCATGTGATCAACGTTTCTGTTCCTTGTGTTactatttcttttataactgCAGAACACCTGTAAATCAGGATgcgacacatttttttttaacttgtcAACTCTAAACATCAACAAAAACAACAATAAAGCTTCTACTCACAGCATGTTGTTGACGGGTTTCCTAATTAAATGAACGTCTGGAAAAATCTTGCAGGACACTTAAGGATTTCCTGGTACATAATTCAGTGCTTCATCtgggatttttcattaaaaatatattaaggaATCTCTTTCACATCACAAGGTAaagaaaaagcattaaaattgcTCCTGGAATACCCTTaaataaaagtaaagaaaaaaacaatggtcaaatattttaaaattgcctCCATTTTGAAGGAAACCCTTCAACTGTATGCTGTGGTAAAGTGACAGCAAAAGTTTTGAGTGTATAAAAACATCCACCCtcgacttttgttattttgtgaatttacgTTAAAATTTAGCTTAATTTTTAGCTAAATTGTTGTGAAAAAGATTCCTTTGAGGATGTGCCGTATCCTTATCTATGGCTGCCCAGCGGTAGATAGGCAAATAACAACTGATGGAACGCAGACGCTCATTTCGTGCAGACAAATCATCGTTGACACCAAGGACAATataaaaaaggagaattttgatcatgaaatattcattacACACGGTCAAATTCCCGATTTGCACGAGCTAGTGTTTGTGCAGTCGGTGAAGGAGGAAGAACCAGAGGTTAAGAGTGAATCCGAAGAACCCTATGAGGAGTTTGTTGAGGCCATTGCATCCTATTCAGAGAAGGAAGAAAGTACGAAGCTTAGGTAAGAAGCATGTCAAATGTTGTCcggaaaaattctcattaggatgattttaaaagtttgCAGAGATCAGATAGTGAATCACCAGCTCCGGATGCAGATCATGACGACGATGAAGATGACGAAGATGATGGGGAGGAGGAGGAtgaggatgatgatgaagaggaGACAGacacaaagagaaaaaggaagagaagaTCACGCAAACCTGATCCAGATGCTCCGTACAAGTGCTCCAAATGTGGCAAAATCCTCAAAACAAGACGTACATATCGCACACACATGAAAATGCATCGAGAACGGAAGTACATCTGCGAACTCTGCTCTCGGggatttgtgaattttgacAAACTAAAGCGGCACATGCGGAAGCATACCGGCGAGAAGGCCTTTGCATGCCACATCTGTCCGAAATCCTTCAATTCACGCCACCATCTGGATGTTCACATACGCAGTCACACAAATGAGCGCCCCTTCAAATGCCACCTCTGCCCGAAATCTTTCCAATCCAAGTCAAATCTCAATCCACACCTACGCGGCCATACGGGCATAAAGTCCTTCGTGTGTGAGGTATGCGGGAAGGCTCTCGCCACAATGGCCAGTTTAACGAAGCACATGAATAGCCATGAGGATGTGAAGTTTGAATGCTTCGTCTGTCAGAAGATCTTCTCGTCCATTGGAACGCGCGATCGCCATTTGAAGACGCACACAGGTGAGAAGAAGCACAAATGCAATATTTGCGACAAGGCATTCGTCCGGAAGGATCATGCCAAAAATCACATGGCAATGCACGTTAAACGGGGACGTGATAAACTTTAGCGCCAAGATGAGGTCCATCCCGAAGGACCCAATACGGATGAATGTCTCCCCAAGACGccagtttttcattaaaaaaaattaattgtaaatgcATATTTAAGATAAATATACATCTAATCTCCTAATTctaaggattttttaattatgattctaaaaattaataaatctaataaattattagtttgaatttagcgcGCTTGGGCGATGGTATAAGCAAGATGGTGAATATGAATggtgaaaaaggaaatgtggggaaaatgaaaCCCTTTAccggcaaaaatgacagatcgtACAAAGACCAGTCAAATGGAagcaaaaagattttctccgTACAAAAAAAGTGTTAATTATCGTGAAATCATTTTCTGCAGCCTGCTTGTACCTTCTTAGAGGTCATCTGCATACGGAAAGTCTGCCTGGGGCCAAGGAATTGTCTTCTAAGTAGGTGGAATCCCATCTGAATTACGGAAATAATTTGTCCGggaatgaatgttttttttgtgcgactcttcacaattttcacatatttgacCGTTAAACAcgcacaattttccacttttcacattttcacggGCACTCACTACGTTTTAGCGAGccacttttcacttttcctgGAATAAATTACCACCAAATGTcggaaaaattgcagaaaactgtTGGGGTAGATCGTGTCAACCCATGTATGGGAGTTCAAaattttcgacatattttctatccatttgttgcaaaatggcgtgattgaaaaaatacaaaattctctgttttagtgggtataaaagtgaaattccttgttgcGGAttaaaaggtgagaagtttagctatgaactactatcaatctctcaggtggaaaatcattggaaatgtcggaaaattccaccgactttatttaccccGCTGGTGattatatttacccgccgagttttaaagctcgaaaactcatatttcctggggagatagagaaaagtggtctgagacaaagttgtagggcaggaaatttcctatgaaaatGACCTATCGCGGAAATTCTCTTGCCCTAGGGGAaacctgcagataaggatttatacAAATTGACAACGTTTATAACtttattaattagtttttattttatctttattagTTGGTCTACCAAAATAGGTGACCAATCTAATTTGTCCATGGATACAATCGATGGGAATTATTGTTGAaagtttttgataaaaaaaatactcatgTAAAGTAAATGCTATTTGGTCGATTGTCGCTTCATCTGGAGATTCTTGGCCGCAATGATGGTATTCTTCATTAGCATGGCAACAGTCATGGGTCCCACACCACCGGGAACGGGTGTAATGTGTCCAGCAACCTTCTGCACTTCCTCAAAATCCACATCTCCCACCAGGCGAGTCTTCCCTGTGATCTCATCCTTAATCCTCGTGATACCCACGTCAATGATGCAAGCACCTGGCTTCACCATATCCGCCCGAATGAGTCCCGGTACCCCAGTTGCACTAACAATAATATCCGCAGATCTGCAGAAGCGCGCCAATTCCTCTGGTGGAGTGAATCTGTGGCAAATGGTTACCGTGGCATCCATTGCTTCGGTATCATTGCGCCCATCAGCGTGCAGAAGCATCGAAATGGGCATCCCCACATTCTTACTGCGTCCCACAACCACGGCATTCCGTCCAAAGGTCTCAATACCCGTACGCTTGAGCAGCTCCTGCACTCCAAGTGGCGTACACGGGATCAGGGTGTTCATGTCCAAACACAAACGCCCCACATTCTTCTCATTGAACCCATCGACGTCCTTATCGCAGCTCACTGCATTGCAAATTGTACGCTCGTGAATGTGACTCGGTAGTGGTAGCTGCACTAGAATTCCATCAACTTGATCATCTGCATTTAGCTTCTCAATCACATCCAGCAGTTCTGCCTCCGAAATTGTCTCCGAAAGATTCATTGTGGTGCTGCTGATGCCCACCTCAGCAGCAgcctgtaaaaaaaagagaagagaatgAGTTTTTTGCTGATCTGTGAGGAAGTCTGGGGCTTGTCCCGGATTATCAATGCGGGATCAGAGGTTACGGAGGCATGCGTCAATGTGTGTAccttcattttgtttttcacatACGTCTGACTCGCGGGATCTTCCCCGATAAGAATCGCCGTCAGCTGTGGTTGCCTGTGACCCTCATTCATCCACTCCTCCACCTGCTGCCGTAATTCCTCACGAATCTGCTTGGCAATTTGCTTTCCATTGATCAATTTGGCCATCCTACTGAAGCTGCGGGGTGGGAAGAAAGGAATCACCCAATTTGGGATTATGAGAAAGACCTTCAAAGGTTTAGTTAAAAGCTACAAACGACCACACAGCTATAAATCTCTCTTCTACAGAGGACACAGCAGCTCACCTATTGCTGTGAATTAGTAGCTTCTTCTCAACAGAGACACTCTTCATTAATTCCCTCATGATTGAGCACTGATTGATTAACAATTTCCCGGAATGACTTCTCTGGACGAGATGCAATTGCGAAATGAGGCATCGTATAGCAAACATGAGTACTTTGTACTTTCGCGGGGCCCCTTTGTTGCGTCAATCAATCATTATTGCATCAGATAAAGCATGCAAAATATTGTGATCATCCCTCGAACAAGGCGAGAAATACGcgtatttatgatttttatgctgATCTTCGTGATAAtgagaaattccaaaattatCAGGTGAGAAAATACCTTTGCAATTAACTACCAAATTCCACGGATTTTCCTGCTTTTCCACTTACAATTCAGCCAGGGCACAACCAGGGGAACTTTAATACTGACTGCAGTGGCTTTTCCACGTGGTTTGGAAGCGcagaaaagaagcttttttacACCTGAGTGTCAAAACAAAGCAGGTCAAGTGCAATGAAGTTTTAAATCTATGGTCAAAGGCTATCtgttttttacatattttcccCTCTTAATTGCTTTGTCAGCTAATCTGGATGACATATATTTATTCATGTGGAATGCCTACGAACTCCTCTTATCGCTACGTCatgtatttattattatttaaagcaaaaaattatcaaaatgcTGAACGTAACTTGGCAGGGCCCATTAAAGCACAAATGCGGATTTTCTCCATGGGAAAACACCTAAGAATGTCGGATGGGCTTTTGAGATTCAAACACCAGAAGCATAAAAACTTGTAATTGTtctaaaaagcatttttttttaatcaatttctacTTAATTTAACAACACTATTTTGCAGTTTTGGTTAGTGTCTATTGGCGTAGGAGGGCATTTGCAAATTAAGTCCTTCTTTTGACTCAAAAAATGTGTAAGATAGCGTGATTTCGTCAACAAGCTCCATTTTGGGATCTTCACAGAATTCTGGATCAATGTAGAAGAACACGGGCATATCGACTTCCTCATGGGGATTCAGTTGTTGCTCCTCGAAGCAGAAGCACTGGATTTTATTGAAGTACTGTCCCGCCTCGAAGGGGATCACGTTGTACGTACTAATCCCGATTACGGGTTGATTTGTTGGATTCTTCGCCGTATAGAAGGCCAGTGCAGTCTCGCCAGGAGATACCTGCGGGTGAGCCAGAGATTatcacttcttcttttttttttcaaaatatcttgTGGACACAACATACAATAATTTCAACTTGCTGTGGTTTAAAATTCCATCGCATTGCTGCTCCGAGATcagcattgaatttaattttgatgggTCTATCCTTGATTCTCTGCATTTTCTCCACTTTGGAGCCATCATCGGCGGATGATGTTGTACCCCCATAGCTGTAGGCTTGGCAGAACATCCTATACAGGGGTACAGCAGCATAGCTGAGTCCCACAGTTAAAACACCGGCAGCTGTTACGTAGTACAGCGTTGAACGAATTCTCTTCCTAACTTCCTCATCATTCTGTCTTGAGCTTTGCCATCTTATCTGTTGTTGAGGGATGTTTCTTAACTTCCAAGGGCTCTGTCTGCTCGATTGTCTCAGGgaatttgaggaaattaatAGCAAAGTTCTCAACATTTTGTCTCCTCCCCAAAGATTTATTCATGAACCACGTGTGCTCCTTTGAAAGAAAAGCCAAGAAATCAatgctaattaatttattttcaatgacagtacctcaatttaattcaaaaataaaccttttatggtgctatgcaggaaaagaatgtcaagagaaaatgatcatgacattttttcctgacattttttgtcattctatctcactcccactaatgtattttcctatctttcgtctttttctCACGCATGTTTCCGACATCTTTTTTCGtggcatgctttttttcttgcgcacaacatgttattatttccttgaattttctcaagatttgggggtattttccccaaagaaaagtggaaaatgcttagctaaagagcccacagtgccaggaaaacagtggaaaatggaaatttacggtcatttagcggccaaatatgtgaaaatgcgcgaagtgaaaaatcaaaacattctttccctgaccaatttttacgggattcttttctatattttgaccacacaaatcacttcttgcgggctttttgtatcttcctacaggtcatctgcatagGGAAGGTCGGCCtggggtcagggaaatgcttcctgggtggtggaatcccacctgaacgcgaaaaactggtccgggagtgaatgttttgctgtcgaacttcactgttttcacttatttggccaaaAAATACCcgcgattttccacttttcacaccttcacaggcactaagaacacttccacaagccgcttttcacttttcccgagctaaaatatcacaattcacagagataattgacgaaaaataagaaacgtgttgattacgcaagagcttgaaaaagaatgtcgcaggaacatgtttttttctgtcattctttttccagctcttgtgaagtcaacgtatttgttagtttctgcaattttctctgtaaattgtgatattttagcttgggaaaagtgaaaagcggcttgtggaagtgttcttagtgcctgtgaaagtgtgaaaagtggaaaatcgggggtatttattggccaaataagtgaaaactgtgcagtttctatagcaaaacattcactcccggaccaattttttccgcgttcaggtgggattccaccacccagaaAGCATTTCCCTGATCCCACACAGACTTTccgtgttgcagatgacctgttgGAAGGTCaaaaaaacctgcaggaagtgatttgtgtggtgaaaatccgaaaaagaatcccgtaaaaattggtcagggaaggaatgttttgatttttcacttcgcgcattttcacatatttggccgctaaatgaccataaatttccacttttcacggctttcctggcactgagaacacttcagcaaagcccattttcactttttcatggaaaaatatccccaaatactgagaaaataatacgaaatgaaaaacatgttgagtgaacagaaaagaatgatgaaaatgtcggaagcatgcgtcagagaaagacgaaagatacagaaatacattagtgggagtgagagggaatgacaaaaaaatgtcaggaaaaaatgtcatgatcattttctcttgacattcttttcctgcatagcaccattactgatttttatggatttttcattttatttctcacgaattaataaatttatttgttaaaaactttcttcacTACGGTTTGTTTTGATTCTCACAACAGCTGATTGAGAAGCGCTTTTATCATTGAAAGCACTTTGGGAAGCTTTCAAGAGCTGTGAGCCGCAGTtgctcaaaattttcaaattttcattttccgttacaaagaaaacacaattttgggatagagattcttttttttattcaaaaatctttttgcatTCAACAATCAAAAAACGGTGACTAGAGaagttgttttttcttcatttttttcagaatGAATCTTCATGAAaaactatatgtatataattaaaaattaatgaagaatcACAAcgattttttatgctaaacacaatgaaattttcacaacgTTAATACTCTTAAGAAAATACATACAAGTGAATgaatctttcttttaaataaaagcctTAAAATAGTTATTTTAATGCTACATGTGGTGCTGCAGGGGCTATGTCCAGTTGAGGGCACAGTCGTGATACACCAACATTGCCACAATatcatgaattttccatgctATCGAGGGATTTTGCACGCTGATGCCTGCGGgagaaaatcataattttgtaattacgttttgttaaatttttttttgattgattgCTCACTTCCTTCTTGTCACTTTGAGCACAATTGGACCCTCACGGACATTCTTGAAGAGCCCTATTGTATCCGAATGACTCATACCGTGAACACTTGTGTTGTTGATCTTTAGTATTTCATCTCctgcgcaagaaaaaaagcaaaagaaaagcaataagaaatcaattttctctgtaagaTATCATACTGCTGCTTACCCGCCTGCAGTTGACCATCATCCGCAGCTTGTCCACTTGGGAAGACAGTTTTCACGAAGATTCCCATGTTGCCCTTTGGAGAGTCTTTCCCGCCAACAATGCTGAATCCCAGTGACTTCAtgccagttcccttatagaattttattgtgaGTTGAGTACTCTTCTGGGCACCTATAGCAATAAacaaatcaaattcaattgttatttgaagaaaaaaaatgactcaaCGGGATTTGAACCGAAGTCATTTCCTTTGAAAGTTCAGTGCTCTGTTTGTTGTGCTAGTTTTTGTTCTCAAAAGATACATCCTTCCTTACCGTCTTTTACACCTGAGAGCGTTGTATCCTCATGCGAACTGGCATGCTTCTGACTACACTTATCGAGATTCATCTGCTCCGGCACAGGTTGTTCCGGTAGATTCCCCTCTGTATGAGATCTCTGAATTGTCTGGTGTGTCTCAGCGGGCACCACAAGTTGCAGGGTAGTTTCACTTTTGAATGACTTTCCATCTGTGTCGggtttctttttgaatttgattgATCTGTAGCTGGGTCTGTTGCGCTGGGACGCAGCATCGTCCGTAACATCGGGTGTTGTTGGTCCACTTTGACTCCCTTGAACGTGACGCAGGATATCGGGATCGGGTAGGGAGTGAGCACGTTTTGTTAGGGAAAAATTGGGTGGGATTGGTATGATGGATTTGTAGTTCTCCTCATCATCCTCGGCATCGCTTATGGCGATTGTGGGGCTACATCGTGTTGGTGGGGATGTCGATGGTGTGCTGGAAACTGAGTAGCGTGGTGAGAGCTGCGTGGATGGGGTATCTGAGGGGCGCTTCTTCAGCATCTGCCACTTCTCATCGTCACTTATGGTATTGGTGATTGTGATGCGATTGGCATACACGGGAACATATTCCGTGGTGTGATTGTAGAGGGGTGTAAGGGGGAAGGGTTTTGAGGCACGTGGATTTCGTGTTAGAGTCCTCATGGGTGACAGGAGAGCCTTGCGCTGTGGACTTGGGTCGCTCGTGCGCAACACCAATTGATCCAGATCACTGCACGAGAGTCGCTTGCTGCCCATGAGGGTGTGCACCCCCTTGGATTGATCGTCGCCAATGCGAATCTTTGTACTGCTGAAGGTACTTGCCAGGGTAGTTAGCTCGTCATGCGCGATGACGAGGTCTACGCAGTTGTCCACAAAGGTCAGAATCCGCTGCACGGTGCTTGGCGATTGGAGGCCACGTAAATGATGTCCATTTACATTGACAATCTCATCACCGACGCGGAGGCGTCCATCTCTATTGggtaaaagcaaaaaaaaagtaataaatttttctagttcattatttgacaaaaaaaattgcaaaatttgatattaaaaTCCAAAAAAGAAAGACGCGTTATGAAACATTATGCTTTCATCGTCTATATATAAGACAAAATGTCTCCTTCAACGATTTTGTAATCGATTCAAAATTTGCCTACACATAGAGGTCGCTAATCATCGTTTTGATTATCCTGTCATTCAATATGCAAAAACAaaacatacctacataaagctcaaattgataaaatagtaaaatttgGTTCTTTAAgccggaaaattacaaataaaatcaatctttACCTATGCGCGACGCCACTTGGATCAATTTCAGCAATAATGTATCTCATTTCCACTTCATTGTCCTCCACACATGTCTGTGGCGTGAGCAATAGTCCAATGGTTTCCACGGTGGCGGTCTTTTCGAGGCGTATCTGCCGGAAGCGACGTCGTATCCCGGAGACACACTCCACAGGCACCTGCCGCGTTGGAGATTGCTGATCTTGATTCCTTACTGCCTCAATGTAGGGATCTGAGCACTTGGACAGATTCACTTGACTATCAGATTTGGGGCTGTGATTCTCCTCAGCATGCCTGCCATCGCTATCATACCCAGATTCATTGGAACTCAAGCAACTTGAGAGTCGCTGATACACACCGGGACCCCAATCAGTGGATGCTGTGCTATTATGGCGTGAAATATTACTCTGCGACAGTGCTGAATCCACATCGGAATTCTGGTTAATTGAGCTCTTTCGCGACACACTCACATTGCGACTTTTGGGGCTTTCACTCAGCAGGGAGGCGGAATCGGAATTTCTGGTGGTATCTTGTCCTTCTGATGGTGGTGGTGCTACCTCAAGTGGATCTCCCGTTGATCGTGGCCTTTCTGCCCGTGCACGCAGCATCTTTTCACGCATACGCGTCTGATTCACCACGGAACCACCATTCTCTTCGGGCAACACAGACAGCTTTGATCGTAGAAAGGCATAGGGGAAGTGGGCTCTTTTGGGGGTCTGCTGCAGGGAATTCGGCGATtcattggccactttggcaatATCGTCACAACTTGAGGATTTTTCCGTATTCCGTGGGGCAATGCTGCTTCTGCTGGCAAGATTAACACCATCCGTGGGATCGTCGCATTTCACATAGGAGCACGTATTTAGTTGACTGGTTGAGCTACTCCGGTAGAGTTGCACCCCAGATCGTGCTTCGGATTTTCGACCACCGTGCAGCATTCCCATCCCGGTGCTGCCAATTCGGAAGAATGTGAAAGTAGTCTTGAAGGGGCTCGGTGAGCGATCTCTGTGTGGTTTTGAGAGACGCTCAGGCGTCCCGGATGACTGCATACAGGCCAGTGTCGATCGATGCTTCCGCAGTGTGTCGGCTGAGTAGCCGGAAGAGCTCGTTGAGGAGGTCTTGGTGGAATCACTGCGTCGCAGTAAATCGAGTTTCTTGCCCATTTTGCGACCCCACGTAAACactgtaaaatgtaaaagaggTTGGGCAATTATAGTGAGTTATATAGTTGAGTATGGAGGATTTAGGAATGCTCTGCTTCCTCATTGGTTAGGGAGATAAAATTATATAGTGCCTTCACCCATGATTATTGTGCCTTGATCAGACAAACTCGTCTCTCATGTACACTGCAATCATACCCCTAAATAATCAAGAAAGAATTTCATGATGCGGAATCTTCAGCATAAGGAGATTTGATGATTGGAAGACGAAATTCTTCCAACTCGTTTCTCCATGCGGTGAAAGACACATACCCAGGCAGCAATCACCAATTATCACTTTTAA from Lutzomyia longipalpis isolate SR_M1_2022 chromosome 4, ASM2433408v1 encodes:
- the LOC129795611 gene encoding zinc finger protein 501-like isoform X2 — translated: MLCSAVIKEIVTQGTETLITCKNPDCSSKNDIKGEFDSEILISHTEFPEFHKLIFVEALKEEELEAKIEITPEVAENYEEHVEAIEGADIKDESSSIGSFKDSKTDKAIVDLIPKRWSRTLGPPPYKCPKCEKVLKTRSSYKSHVRMHQRKYSCEVCSKGFNDGEKLKKHLLKHTGEKIYQCSHCTKSYSQLHKLKEHVVTHIKDRPRPFGCDKCPKAFSSKCGLKSHSLCHTTARPYVCEFCGMAFGRTISLKDHLRTHSDEKPFKCDQCTKSFRTKGILRHHLRTHTDVKAYVCDICGKALKGKSSLNLHKKGHRLDREMFQCSMCDKQYTSKGQRNRHIMTHLDIKNYKCDYCDSAFVRKEHAVRHMALHSKYGDHKFVRSSREKPSGRQTTSQLSTK
- the LOC129795611 gene encoding zinc finger protein 501-like isoform X1, with translation MCRILIYRCSAVIKEIVTQGTETLITCKNPDCSSKNDIKGEFDSEILISHTEFPEFHKLIFVEALKEEELEAKIEITPEVAENYEEHVEAIEGADIKDESSSIGSFKDSKTDKAIVDLIPKRWSRTLGPPPYKCPKCEKVLKTRSSYKSHVRMHQRKYSCEVCSKGFNDGEKLKKHLLKHTGEKIYQCSHCTKSYSQLHKLKEHVVTHIKDRPRPFGCDKCPKAFSSKCGLKSHSLCHTTARPYVCEFCGMAFGRTISLKDHLRTHSDEKPFKCDQCTKSFRTKGILRHHLRTHTDVKAYVCDICGKALKGKSSLNLHKKGHRLDREMFQCSMCDKQYTSKGQRNRHIMTHLDIKNYKCDYCDSAFVRKEHAVRHMALHSKYGDHKFVRSSREKPSGRQTTSQLSTK
- the LOC129795643 gene encoding zinc finger protein 37-like encodes the protein MCRILIYGCPAVDRQITTDGTQTLISCRQIIVDTKDNIKKENFDHEIFITHGQIPDLHELVFVQSVKEEEPEVKSESEEPYEEFVEAIASYSEKEESTKLSLQRSDSESPAPDADHDDDEDDEDDGEEEDEDDDEEETDTKRKRKRRSRKPDPDAPYKCSKCGKILKTRRTYRTHMKMHRERKYICELCSRGFVNFDKLKRHMRKHTGEKAFACHICPKSFNSRHHLDVHIRSHTNERPFKCHLCPKSFQSKSNLNPHLRGHTGIKSFVCEVCGKALATMASLTKHMNSHEDVKFECFVCQKIFSSIGTRDRHLKTHTGEKKHKCNICDKAFVRKDHAKNHMAMHVKRGRDKL
- the LOC129795689 gene encoding cytochrome c oxidase assembly protein COX11, mitochondrial, whose translation is MLRTLLLISSNSLRQSSRQSPWKLRNIPQQQIRWQSSRQNDEEVRKRIRSTLYYVTAAGVLTVGLSYAAVPLYRMFCQAYSYGGTTSSADDGSKVEKMQRIKDRPIKIKFNADLGAAMRWNFKPQQVEIIVSPGETALAFYTAKNPTNQPVIGISTYNVIPFEAGQYFNKIQCFCFEEQQLNPHEEVDMPVFFYIDPEFCEDPKMELVDEITLSYTFFESKEGLNLQMPSYANRH
- the LOC129795652 gene encoding bifunctional methylenetetrahydrofolate dehydrogenase/cyclohydrolase, mitochondrial isoform X2, translating into MAKLINGKQIAKQIREELRQQVEEWMNEGHRQPQLTAILIGEDPASQTYVKNKMKAAAEVGISSTTMNLSETISEAELLDVIEKLNADDQVDGILVQLPLPSHIHERTICNAVSCDKDVDGFNEKNVGRLCLDMNTLIPCTPLGVQELLKRTGIETFGRNAVVVGRSKNVGMPISMLLHADGRNDTEAMDATVTICHRFTPPEELARFCRSADIIVSATGVPGLIRADMVKPGACIIDVGITRIKDEITGKTRLVGDVDFEEVQKVAGHITPVPGGVGPMTVAMLMKNTIIAAKNLQMKRQSTK
- the LOC129795652 gene encoding bifunctional methylenetetrahydrofolate dehydrogenase/cyclohydrolase, mitochondrial isoform X1, with amino-acid sequence MFAIRCLISQLHLVQRSHSGKLLINQCSIMRELMKSVSVEKKLLIHSNSFSRMAKLINGKQIAKQIREELRQQVEEWMNEGHRQPQLTAILIGEDPASQTYVKNKMKAAAEVGISSTTMNLSETISEAELLDVIEKLNADDQVDGILVQLPLPSHIHERTICNAVSCDKDVDGFNEKNVGRLCLDMNTLIPCTPLGVQELLKRTGIETFGRNAVVVGRSKNVGMPISMLLHADGRNDTEAMDATVTICHRFTPPEELARFCRSADIIVSATGVPGLIRADMVKPGACIIDVGITRIKDEITGKTRLVGDVDFEEVQKVAGHITPVPGGVGPMTVAMLMKNTIIAAKNLQMKRQSTK